CTGTTTACTTTAAGTTAGCTAACTATGGAAACCAATTGCAGTCCCATTCCAAGAATTGATTATGATCATCGATAACTAACAAGCTTATTGAGGTAGTAAAACTAACCAAGCTTATTGAGGTAGTGATGATGACATCTGTTGTAACCCATACATCAACCTTATCCCTAGAAGAATTTCTGGAACAGCCCTGCGATCGGACTGAATGGGTCAATGGGAAACTTGTAGAGAAAAGTGGGATGACAAGTAAGACCGGACGGATTCAAGCTAGACTGGCTCGGTATTGGGGAAACTACAAAGACGAGCAAGGCATCGGTGGCGAGACCTATGTAGAAACACCTTGCCGTACGATTGATCGGGTG
This portion of the Cyanobacteriota bacterium genome encodes:
- a CDS encoding Uma2 family endonuclease, whose product is MMTSVVTHTSTLSLEEFLEQPCDRTEWVNGKLVEKSGMTSKTGRIQARLARYWGNYKDEQGIGGETYVETPCRTIDRVRCPDVAYLTPALVEQFGDFKVLPQSFSLIGEIISPTDEMEEVL